From Bombus vancouverensis nearcticus chromosome 15, iyBomVanc1_principal, whole genome shotgun sequence, the proteins below share one genomic window:
- the LOC117166399 gene encoding galactoside 2-alpha-L-fucosyltransferase Sec1: protein MSHAQQHVLASAIVLALIVVFGIHVFLFPMYTSNPPARHIKISTYEQALCRTTLKNIRIPPEWRNPCPKYGIVSVVQGGRLGNQIWEYVSVWATARRTGLEPFMPRCILKTLEEYFENLSIPPLSYIGRCNLDVSQVVNSLGQWNSTEQNIIIPRHAAYWSLILVWLDDVRREFTFKPNLRAYAEKILKEVAEEFNLSEPTFVSIHIRRTDYVDYLWQKLKIRPAPVSYYFAAMDYFIGKYRNVVFVVTSDNIVWCKYNLNSKRHRIKFVSDMNARGPGKDLAVLSACNHSIIDYGTYGSFGAILAAGETVVYNVTTYFSTLIAEVLPNWKIMS from the exons ATGAGTCACGCTCAGCAGCATGTACTTGCAAGTGCAATAGTTCTTGCTCTGATAGTGGTCTTTGGCATCCATGTCTTCCTGTTTCCCATGTACACATCCAACCCACCAGCCCGCCATATAAAGATTTCAACATATGAACAAGCTCTTTGTCGCACTACCTTAAAGAATATCAGAATACCACCAGAGTGGAGGAATCCTTGTCCCAAGTATGGAATAGTTTCTGTAGTTCAAGGTGGTAGGCTTGGGAATCAGATCTGGGAGTATGTATCGGTGTGGGCTACTGCAAGAAGGACCGGCTTGGAACCATTTATGCCACGATGCATATTAAAAACTCTTGAAGAATACTTTGAAAATCTCAGTATTCCACCACTCAGTTACATTGGAAGATGTAACTTAGATGTTAGTCAAGTTGTTAATTCTCTTGGACAATGGAACAGTACAGAACAAAATATCATCATACCAAG ACATGCAGCCTATTGGTCTCTTATTCTGGTGTGGTTGGATGATGTACGAAGAGAATTTACATTCAAGCCAAATTTAAGAGCTTATGcagaaaaaatattgaaagagGTGGCAGAGGAATTTAATTTGTCTGAACCAACATTTGTAAGCATACATATACGAAGAACAGATTATGTGGATTACTTATGGCAAAAATTAAAGATTAGACCTGCACCAGTCAGCTATTATTTTGCGGCAATGGATTACTTTATTGGCAAGTATCGTAATGTAGTTTTTGTAGTAACTAGCGATAATATAGTTTGGTGCAAGTATAATTTGAATAGTAAAAGACATAGAATTAAATTCGTGTCTGATATGAATGCAAGAGGTCCAGGCAAAGATCTTGCAGTTTTATCAGCATGTAATCACAGTATTATAGATTATGGTACATATGGTTCGTTTGGCGCAATTCTAGCTGCTGGTGAAACCGTTGTATATAATGTAACAACAtacttttctacattaattgcTGAAGTTTTGCCAAACTGGAAGATAATGAGTTGA